ATATCAAATAAAACCATATAAAAGGTGTGCAATTAGGTGTGCAATTGTTTGCCAAAAAAGTGCTGACTTTAAAGAACTTTAGGGTGTGATTTGACTTTCTGCTTAACAAATTATTGTTTAACTAAAGTCAATGAGTTATGAAAACAAAAAGCACTTTTGCCGTTTTAAACGCCTATTTAGATGAGGTGTATAACAAACTACTAAAGTGTCACAAATCCCTTTTAGAAGAAGATAAAATAATATCCTCGGATGCCATTAAGTCCAGATACCTGGGAGAAGATGACAACAGCAAGACCCTAAAAGAACTAATAACCTACCATAATGAAAATATGATCCACGTCCTCAAAGCGGGAACGATGAAGAACTACTATACCACAGAACGCTATTTACAAAAGTTCTTGCAGAAGAAAAGAAGGGTAAAGGACATCTACCTAAAACAATTGAATTTTAGGTTTATCACGGATTTTGAACATTACCTGAGAACCTACAAAAACTCGAAAAAGGAATTGCTATTATCCAATAATGGCGTCATGAAACATTTAGAACGTTTTAAAAAAATGGTAAACCTAGCCATCAAACTAGAATGGATGAACAAAAACCCATTTAGCCAATTTCAATTAAAATATAACAAATACGACAGGAAATACTTAACAGAAAGAGAATTGCATCTATTGGAAGCTACAGAGTTTACAAGCGACCGCTTACAAAAAATAAAAGATTGTTTTGTGTTTTCATGTTATACTGGGCTATCCTATGTAGATGTTAAAGAGCTAACGGAAAGCAATATTGTTAAGGGCATAGACAACAATAATTGGATATATACCAAACGGGAAAAAACGGACGAACAGGTAAAAGTCCCGATACTCCTCAAAGCATGGGCAATACTGGAAAAGTATAGAGTTATTCAAGAAAAAGATTTTGCAACCAATAATGTATTACCCATAAGCTCCAATCAAAAGACCAATATCTATTTAAAGGAAATTCCGAAAGCTTGTGGTATCCACAAGAACATTTCTTTTCATGTGGCTAGACATACATTTGCTACAACCGTCATGCTCTCCAATGGCGTGCCTATAGAAACCGTATCAAAATTATTAGGACATACTAAACTATCTACCACACAGATCTATGCTAGAGTACTTGAGACTAAAATTAGTGAAGACATAAGTAATCTGTTGGAACGTTTTAAAGAAAAAGAAAGTAAAATTGCATAAATTATTTTAATGAAATAGAGTGAAAATGGTGTCTAATAAAGTATTCCTAGTTCTTATATCCAAATAATCTCCCTGTCATTGACTATGCACGCAATAATTTCCTCTAATTCTGTGCGATTCGAATCAAATTATGGGTTACCCGTAGCGGTTTTTTCATTTATTTAAGAAAACCGCCCAGTTATTCCTTTATGTTGAGATAATTTATAGTAATAAACGTAAATTTATTGTCTAAATAAGTATTTTCGTCTGAAATCTGAGTCTAATTCATTAACTAATTCCTGTATAAAACGAATGACAAAAAAAACATTAACCCTATCAGTTCTCTCTCTTTTGATCACCTTTCTTTTTTTTAATTGCAACAAAGATCTCTTTGATGATGACAGAGACCTCGTTAAGGTGGATGGAAATAATGTCACATCAACCTATAAAATTGTTACAGCTAAGGAAGTGCCAGATGTAGCCAGTTCATTTGCTAATTTTATAAAAGAGACGGGCAACCAGAATTTTTTTGTAAGTCCTAGGATATATGAGCTGACGAACTTAAAAGAAGAAAAGAGCTATAGTGCACAGGTCTATTTAGGAGACTTCGAGGATAATAGATTCTATAACATCGCAGTAAAAAGAAACACAGATCAAAGTCTTGGAGCCTCAAAAATTATAGAATACCAAACCAGCCTGCCCAAAAATACTATCAGCACAAGTAATTTTAAAAATACTACATGGAAATTAAACAATTATAATACTTCTAGTTTAAAGCAAAAATTAAAAGGCAGTAATTCCAAAAATAAGGCATCAAGCTCACCTTGTACGGATGGGGTGTTTATACCAGAAGGAGGAACGGGGTTCAATGTGACACATATCTCTGGGAATAATTTTTCTGACAATATTTTTAATTCAGACAACGGGGGTAATTTAGGAGCATCGGGAACAGGAACAAGGTCAGGTTGGGTAAGTGTGTGCTTTGCCACTCTTGAAGTGGTTCCTTATAGCTGTAACGGACCTAATTCTGGGACGCCTCATCCACCTGGTGGCTCTGGACCGGGTGATTGTGGAGACGCCTCATCAGGTTACGAAGGTTCAGGAGTAAGGCTTTCGGTCGGGGAATATTGCACGCCAATATACGTAACCGTAGAAACTCAGACAGCTCCTATTACAGACTTTTTGAATGTAATAACTTTCGATTTTGGGTTTTATAGCCCCTGTACAATGCAGAAGCTTCGTGATAAGTTAAAAGCAGATAGAGAAAACTTGGATACATTGGGACTTGAGTTATTAGAGGAGTTGATCAGACTTTTAGGAGAAGATAGCGTTGAGCATTGTAGTAATCGTGATGATCGGCCTGTTCCAGACTTTTCAAAAACCAGTAGCCAAAAATCCACAGAAACGGACTGTCCCGAACCATTTGATGTCAATGTCGTAATTCCATCTATTTCTTGGGATTTATTTGAGATCTTGAATACTGCAAGCACTCCATTAGGGGATACGGCCTTAACAGATGCACAAAAAGTTTGGATACTGGATCATAGAAATATAGATGAAGTTGATGCATTATTAAGGTTTCTAGCTGATAACAACACCTCTTCAGAAGCCAAGACAGAAGCTAAAATGCGTATAGATGGGGAAAGAGCAAAAAGGGGCTGGGACTTCTCTAAATCTGGAACGTTCCTTAACAGGCCTTCGTTAACGTACAAGGCAACTTTCAGCCCAAACTCAGGGGAGACCATGTATTTGTTGGAAAATGGATTAGTTCTATATCAATCTGCTACCAAAAGAACAATTAACAAGGTAACCCTTAATAGTATAGCATCTACCGAACAAAATACGGATGGTTACAATTATATATATAATAATGACACAAAGGAATGGTATGAATACAGAATGCCCCCTGAAACTTTTGTTAATGCTGATATTGATTTTCTTTTAGATGCTTTTTGGGATGGCGTTAAGATAGTAGGTCGTTATGCTACGCCTTTAGAGGATGCTATTATACTTCTTGACGGTGAAGACTTCGACGGCATCGAACAAAATGAAGTTGTTGCGGGCGGTATGATATTGGTTAGTATAGTACCTGGTGGGAAAATATTAAAACCAATAGCAAAAGTAGTTAAGGGAACGAAAGCTTGGAAGGTTGCAGCCAAGGTAGGTGATAAGACAGTAACACTGTCTTTCAAGATAGTCAACGGTATTGTTGATTTTGGAAGTAGGAGCAAACTGGCGCAAGTAATAAGTACAAATGCTTTTGAAGAAGCACATCATATTATTCCTTGGAATAAACTAGATAACGAAATTATACAGGAAGCAGCTTATGCTGGGTTTCATATGAATGCTGAAGTAAACGGAAGGGCATTAACGAAGTTTACATCTTTAACAGGCGAAGGAATACATGGAAATCACCCTGCTTATGATAAATTTGTTCAAAAAAGGCTAAATGATTATATTGGAAATAGCTCTGAAGCGGCAAGAGAGTTTTTAGAAGAGGTATTGATTCCTGAGTTAAATGAACATATTGATGATGCTGTTAATTCTACAATGAATTTAAATACATACTTTAAAGAAGTGGTTAACCCTGCAAATGGTATTAATTAAATGAAATATTATTCAATAGGAATATCCGATGACCTTAAGATCATCGGGTATTATCCTCAATTAAAATTTAAAGAAGGTTATAATCCGAGTCTTTCGGATGGATACTATAATGTTCTTAAGGATAAATTCCCGAATTTTGTTCCTAACTACGAGTTAGAGTTACATGGTAAAGCCAATACGGTAAATATTTTACCATTATATCCCGAAGGGAAAGGACTATTGATAGATGATAAGGTTAGGCTAATATTAAAAAATCATCATCTACCACCTCATGCTTTTTACCCAATGAAATTATACCATAATGGAAATGTATTAAAATATTATTGGTTTCAATATATTCCAAATGATTTTTGGGAATTAATTGATACTAGTGCCTCTTATGCAGAGATAGTACAGATAGAAAAAGGTCAAGTTGCTGTTATAGATAAAATTAAAATAAAATCCTTAGAGCAAGTAAATCAAGGTAAAAAGATATATAAGGGACGTACTCCAATAAGGTTAGGACAATTAAAAATGGCTTCTGAATTTTGTAAATATGACTTCTATAAAACAGGAGCATTTAATCATACTATTATTAGTGAAAAACTAAAGAATGCATTAGGGGTTAACGGTATTACTGGATATCAAATTAAATCGTTCGATAAAATCTGTTTTTAACAAAACCTAACCCGTACTCTAATTAAGATTAGGGTAATTAAAAATGGCTTCTGAATTTTGTAAATATAACTTCTATAAAACAGCGACATTTATTATATAGCTAAAAAAATGAGTAAAAGACAATTAATATTCGTAATAGTTATTGTTTATATAACTACGAATAGCTTTGGACAAAAAAATAGTTTTACTAATACGTTGGTACATTTTGTAATAAAAGAAAGAAATTATGTGTCAAAAGAGTATGCTAATTCGGTTAATAATGAAAATGGTAAAAGAACTAATGACGAATGGGAGGGTGATTTGTTAGCCTTTTATCCACCAACGCCTTCATTACCAAAAGAAGTTCCGTCTGATTTCAAAAGATTTATACATTTCACAATAACCCCTAAACATTATATTGAATATCGAATAGTAGATAATATTTTTGAAAATGATACATTACATAGTCCTGCTACTATAAAAATAGTTAAGCTTGATAGAAAAGACTTAACAGTGACAGAATTTATACCATTATGGTTTGAAATGAGAAAAAGGAAACTCTATAAAATGGAAATATGCAATTATAATACTATAACTGAATATAGGAAGATTAGAAAGAATATGTGTGGATATGATTGTTTCAAAATAACTTTGGAGGACAAGTTTAATTCTGATTATTTAATTGAGTTATATGTTACCGAAGATATTAGACTTAATTATCACCCTATTGTTAATTGCGAAAAAATATTTAGTAAATATTTTCCTTTATATGTTAAAGAATATAAAAAGGAATATCCAAACGACTATTTTAGAGAGTTTAGTTTTGTAAAATCTCAATAAAAAGAATCAAAATGACTTTTAGGAGTATCAAAATCCAAGCAGTTATAATTACTCCACTTGTCTAAGACAGCTTACTTTCAAATTTTAGAGAAATAATCGGATAATGCAAAAATTTATATATAAGTTTTTAAGAATAGTAGAAAGGCACAGAAAACGCTGAGAAGTAAAGTAAAGATAAATTTTAATAATTAAGACTTAATCTGATAATACCTGGTCAACTTCACTGGAATATGCACTTTGTATCACAAAACGAAGAAGGTGACCGTCACACGACAGGATTACATAACTCAGCTAGTGCCAGACTTAATAACTTATAATCATACAGATGCTGGTGACGTTACATTGAACGATTACATATAGGAGTAGGAGCAAGTTATATAAGGTATTGAAGTATTGATAATCCTTCGGAATTACCAACAATTCAACACCAAAAAATCATTAATATGAGATAATTGAAAAAATAAATATTAACTTTGGAGAACTAGGCTAGTGCTTTTCATAGGAGTTCTTTGTTGTGCTTTCGTTATTTTTTATTCTATTTCGTTGTTCAATAACTATATCAAGTTCACTTTTTGTGGACGTTATACAAAAGGGAATGGTAGTCTACCTGCCACAGTTTGTCAAATTGTCTTTAAGCGCTTATGCGTAATTGTTATTTCCTTTCAAAGTCAGTAGAGTATGTACAGCTTATGATTTTCAATTTTATTCATTAAAGTTTATTGACAGTAGTTAACGTATTATTCAATCTCTCGTAATAATCTTCCATCACGAAGGTTATCTTTAAAATATACTAACGTAACTATTTCTCCAATAGAAGTATTATTATATGAATCACCATTAATATAACTTAGCTTAATCGTTTTGCCCAAACGTTCGATTTTTGTCCTTTCTTTATCTTTGAAAACAGTAGATAATATGTCGTCACTCATCTTTTCTGCATTATCCAGACCAGTTGTATCCTTTCTCTTGTAATAGGGGATTTTCTCAATAACCTCAAACCAATCCACATCCATATAATAATGTGGATTTTTACGTGTTCCCGTTTTATATTTTTTTACCACGACCACTTGTTCTCTGATTCCAGATTTTAACAACGAATCTTCTTGGGTATTAATAATATTGAATAATACCACAAAAGAGATGGCAATTATTGCTGATACTATCCATGTAATTCTGTTGATTCGTTTTATTTTTTGTTTGGAAAATTGTTTCGTCATTTATTTACTTTAATACTATTACCTACTTAAAAGTGAATTAGTTTATATTATCACACGATATATATGCATTAGTTCCTGCTCCAGCAAATTCTAAATTATTATTGAAACTGCCATTACCTTGAGCTTGCTGCTTAAAATTAAAATACTGGTACATGCATTTCCCGTCATGTTCTTTTGAGACCAATGCTATTGATAAAGAGCGAGACACAATAACACCTGAGTAGGTTTTATCATAGTCCCAATTTACCGATGTAATAATAGCTTTGGTATAAGTTTTCCCTGAACTTGAACTTTTTTTGCGCATAATCGTCAGAGCTTGATTTTCCAAACCAGTGCCGGACATTCCTCGTTTGGGCAATTTTTCATCTTTTAATCTGGCATTTTCTTCGCGACCAACAATTTGCTTCAAATGGTCTACACCCGAAGATTGGTCAATAGTAAAACCACCTTTTATACTTGAATTGGTTCCCCTAAAAACAACTTCAATATCAATAGTAGTTCCAGAATAAGGGCCAGCCGTCAATAAAGCATTGGCTATATGCTCATGTGTTCTTAACTTGTTTTCTACATATGGTGTTCCGTTTTTTTGTTTCCAGACATTACTTGGCAATATGGCAAGCTGCAGGTAATTTTTTTCTTGCATTGGTGTTGTTACCCATACTGCGGTGCTTGATGGTTCGCTAATAATGCCACTATTAACTTTGACCTTAACATCATTCGCGGCATAAGAATCTGTTAGCTGTCTTAGTTTAGAAGGTAAATAGACGGTTGCATAAATATTATCCCCTGATTTAAAGTTGGTTGAAAAATCATTTTCCGATTCATTTCCTATGGCCACTTCTTTTTTTGAAAACAATATTTTACCCAAATGCTTTTTATGCATTTCACTGGCATAAGTAATTCCTCCTGTTTTCTTACCAATCTGATTTTCTACTTCTTTTAACCATTGAGTGGCCTTTGCGTTATTGGGCGCAAATTTTAAAAGCAATTGACAAAACGCTTTTGTAGCTTCCAGTTCTTCTAATTCCTTTTGCGGGTCACCCTTAATACCAATATTGTTCATGTAATCTAAATAAGCCTTATAAGTGCCTTGACTTTTATTGATAAAGTTGGGATAATCATTTAAAGCACTAACTACTTGTTCTACATAAAACTTAACCCTTGTGTATGTTCCGTTTGTTTTTGAGGCTTCAACTTTGGCCATGTAGTCGGACTTATTGAAGTTCGCAAATCGAGTCACCGTCTCATATAATTTATTGTGGCTCCCATTAACAAATTTCAACCCTTGTGCGGCATCAGCACCATGTTCAGTATCACTATAGATATGATTTAGGTACAT
The Flavivirga spongiicola genome window above contains:
- a CDS encoding site-specific integrase — encoded protein: MKTKSTFAVLNAYLDEVYNKLLKCHKSLLEEDKIISSDAIKSRYLGEDDNSKTLKELITYHNENMIHVLKAGTMKNYYTTERYLQKFLQKKRRVKDIYLKQLNFRFITDFEHYLRTYKNSKKELLLSNNGVMKHLERFKKMVNLAIKLEWMNKNPFSQFQLKYNKYDRKYLTERELHLLEATEFTSDRLQKIKDCFVFSCYTGLSYVDVKELTESNIVKGIDNNNWIYTKREKTDEQVKVPILLKAWAILEKYRVIQEKDFATNNVLPISSNQKTNIYLKEIPKACGIHKNISFHVARHTFATTVMLSNGVPIETVSKLLGHTKLSTTQIYARVLETKISEDISNLLERFKEKESKIA
- a CDS encoding AHH domain-containing protein; translated protein: MTKKTLTLSVLSLLITFLFFNCNKDLFDDDRDLVKVDGNNVTSTYKIVTAKEVPDVASSFANFIKETGNQNFFVSPRIYELTNLKEEKSYSAQVYLGDFEDNRFYNIAVKRNTDQSLGASKIIEYQTSLPKNTISTSNFKNTTWKLNNYNTSSLKQKLKGSNSKNKASSSPCTDGVFIPEGGTGFNVTHISGNNFSDNIFNSDNGGNLGASGTGTRSGWVSVCFATLEVVPYSCNGPNSGTPHPPGGSGPGDCGDASSGYEGSGVRLSVGEYCTPIYVTVETQTAPITDFLNVITFDFGFYSPCTMQKLRDKLKADRENLDTLGLELLEELIRLLGEDSVEHCSNRDDRPVPDFSKTSSQKSTETDCPEPFDVNVVIPSISWDLFEILNTASTPLGDTALTDAQKVWILDHRNIDEVDALLRFLADNNTSSEAKTEAKMRIDGERAKRGWDFSKSGTFLNRPSLTYKATFSPNSGETMYLLENGLVLYQSATKRTINKVTLNSIASTEQNTDGYNYIYNNDTKEWYEYRMPPETFVNADIDFLLDAFWDGVKIVGRYATPLEDAIILLDGEDFDGIEQNEVVAGGMILVSIVPGGKILKPIAKVVKGTKAWKVAAKVGDKTVTLSFKIVNGIVDFGSRSKLAQVISTNAFEEAHHIIPWNKLDNEIIQEAAYAGFHMNAEVNGRALTKFTSLTGEGIHGNHPAYDKFVQKRLNDYIGNSSEAAREFLEEVLIPELNEHIDDAVNSTMNLNTYFKEVVNPANGIN